NNNNNNNNNNNNNNNNNNNNNNNNNNNNNNNNNNNNNNNNNNNNNNNNNNNNNNNNNNNNNNNNNNNNNNNNNNNNNNNNNNNNNNNNNNNNNNNNNNNNNNNNNNNNNNNNNNNNNNNNNNNNNNNNNNNNNNNNNNNNNNNNNNNNNNNNNNNNNNNNNNNNNNNNNNNNNNNNNNNNNNNNNNNNNNNNNNNNNNNNNNNNNNNNNNNNNNNNNNNNNNNNNNNNNNNNNNNNNNNNNNNNNNNNNNNNNNNNNNNNNNNNNNNNNNNNNNNNNNNNNNNNNNNNNNNNNNNNNNNNNNNNNNNNNNNNNNNNNNNNNNNNNNNNNNNNNNNNNNNNNNNNNNNNNNNNNNNNNNNNNNNNNNNNNNNNNNNNNNNNNNNNNNNNNNNNNNNNNNNNNNNNNNNNNNNNNNNNNNNNNNNNNNNNNNNNNNNNNNNNNNNNNNNNNNNNNNNNNNNNNNNNNNNNNNNNNNNNNNNNNNNNNNNNNNNNNNNNNNNNNNNNNNNNNNNNNNNNNNNNNNNNNNNNNNNNNNNNNNNNNNNNNNNNNNNNNNNNNNNNNNNNNNNNNNNNNNNNNNNNNNNNNNNNNNNNNNNNNNNNNNNNNNNNNNNNNNNNNNNNNNNNNNNNNNNNNNNNNNNNNNNNNNNNNNNNNNNNNNNNNNNNNNNNNNNNNNNNNNNNNNNNNNNNNNNNNNNNNNNNNNNNNNNNNNNNNNNNNNNNNNNNNNNNNNNNNNNNNNNNNNNNNNNNNNNNNNNNNNNNNNNNNNNNNNNNNNNNNNNNNNNNNNNNNNNNNNNNNNNNNNNNNNNNNNNNNNNNNNNNNNNNNNNNNNNNNNNNNNNNNNNNNNNNNNNNNNNNNNNNNNNNNNNNNNNNNNNNNNNNNNNNNNNNNNNNNNNNNNNNNNNNNNNNNNNNNNNNNNNNNNNNNNNNNNNNNNNNNNNNNNNNNNNNNNNNNNNNNNNNNNNNNNNNNNNNNNNNNNNNNNNNNNNNNNNNNNNNNNNNNNNNNNNNNNNNNNNNNNNNNNNNNNNNNNNNNNNNNNNNNNNNNNNNNNNNNNNNNNNNNNNNNNNNNNNNNNNNNNNNNNNNNNNNNNNNNNNNNNNNNNNNNNNNNNNNNNNNNNNNNNNNNNNNNNNNNNNNNNNNNNNNNNNNNNNNNNNNNNNNNNNNNNNNNNNNNNNNNNNNNNNNNNNNNNNNNNNNNNNNNNNNNNNNNNNNNNNNNNNNNNNNNNNNNNNNNNNNNNNNNNNNNNNNNNNNNNNNNNNNNNNNNNNNNNNNNNNNNNNNNNNNNNNNNNNNNNNNNNNNNNNNNNNNNNNNNNNNNNNNNNNNNNNNNNNNNNNNNNNNNNNNNNNNNNNNNNNNNNNNNNNNNNNNNNNNNNNNNNNNNNNNNNNNNNNNNNNNNNNNNNNNNNNNNNNNNNNNNNNNNNNNNNNNNNNNNNNNNNNNNNNNNNNNNNNNNNNNNNNNNNNNNNNNNNNNNNNNNNNNNNNNNNNNNNNNNNNNNNNNNNNNNNNNNNNNNNNNNNNNNNNNNNNNNNNNNNNNNNNNNNNNNNNNNNNNNNNNNNNNNNNNNNNNNNNNNNNNNNNNNNNNNNNNNNNNNNNNNNNNNNNNNNNNNNNNNNNNNNNNNNNNNNNNNNNNNNNNNNNNNNNNNNNNNNNNNNNNNNNNNNNNNNNNNNNNNNNNNNNNNNNNNNNNNNNNNNNNNNNNNNNNNNNNNNNNNNNNNNNNNNNNNNNNNNNNNNNNNNNNNNNNNNNNNNNNNNNNNNNNNNNNNNNNNNNNNNNNNNNNNNNNNNNNNNNNNNNNNNNNNNNNNNNNNNNNNNNNNNNNNNNNNNNNNNNNNNNNNNNNNNNNNNNNNNNNNNNNNNNNNNNNNNNNNNNNNNNNNNNNNNNNNNNNNNNNNNNNNNNNNNNNNNNNNNNNNNNNNNNNNNNNNNNNNNNNNNNNNNNNNNNNNNNNNNNNNNNNNNNNNNNNNNNNNNNNNNNNNNNNNNNNNNNNNNNNNNNNNNNNNNNNNNNNNNNNNNNNNNNNNNNNNNNNNNNNNNNNNNNNNNNNNNNNNNNNNNNNNNNNNNNNNNNNNNNNNNNNNNNNNNNNNNNNNNNNNNNNNNNNNNNNNNNNNNNNNNNNNNNNNNNNNNNNNNNNNNNNNNNNNNNNNNNNNNNNNNNNNNNNNNNNNNNNNNNNNNNNNNNNNNNNNNNNNNNNNNNNNNNNNNNNNNNNNNNNNNNNNNNNNNNNNNNNNNNNNNNNNNNNNNNNNNNNNNNNNNNNNNNNNNNNNNNNNNNNNNNNNNNNNNNNNNNNNNNNNNNNNNNNNNNNNNNNNNNNNNNNNNNNNNNNNNNNNNNNNNNNNNNNNNNNNNNNNNNNNNNNNNNNNNNNNNNNNNNNNNNNNNNNNNNNNNNNNNNNNNNNNNNNNNNNNNNNNNNNNNNNNNNNNNNNNNNNNNNNNNNNNNNNNNNNNNNNNNNNNNNNNNNNNNNNNNNNNNNNNNNNNNNNNNNNNNNNNNNNNNNNNNNNNNNNNNNNNNNNNNNNNNNNNNNNNNNNNNNNNNNNNNNNNNNNNNNNNNNNNNNNNNNNNNNNNNNNNNNNNNNNNNNNNNNNNNNNNNNNNNNNNNNNNNNNNNNNNNNNNNNNNNNNNNNNNNNNNNNNNNNNNNNNNNNNNNNNNNNNNNNNNNNNNNNNNNNNNNNNNNNNNNNNNNNNNNNNNNNNNNNNNNNNNNNNNNNNNNNNNNNNNNNNNNNNNNNNNNNNNNNNNNNNNNNNNNNNNNNNNNNNNNNNNNNNNNNNNNNNNNNNNNNNNNNNNNNNNNNNNNNNNNNNNNNNNNNNNNNNNNNNNNNNNNNNNNNNNNNNNNNNNNNNNNNNNNNNNNNNNNNNNNNNNNNNNNNNNNNNNNNNNNNNNNNNNNNNNNNNNNNNNNNNNNNNNNNNNNNNNNNNNNNNNNNNNNNNNNNNNNNNNNNNNNNNNNNNNNNNNNNNNNNNNNNNNNNNNNNNNNNNNNNNNNNNNNNNNNNNNNNNNNNNNNNNNNNNNNNNNNNNNNNNNNNNNNNNNNNNNNNNNNNNNNNNNNNNNNNNNNNNNNNNNNNNNNNNNNNNNNNNNNNNNNNNNNNNNNNNNNNNNNNNNNNNNNNNNNNNNNNNNNNNNNNNNNNNNNNNNNNNNNNNNNNNNNNNNNNNNNNNNNNNNNNNNNNNNNNNNNNNNNNNNNNNNNNNNNNNNNNNNNNNNNNNNNNNNNNNNNNNNNNNNNNNNNNNNNNNNNNNNNNNNNNNNNNNNNNNNNNNNNNNNNNNNNNNNNNNNNNNNNNNNNNNNNNNNNNNNNNNNNNNNNNNNNNNNNNNNNNNNNNNNNNNNNNNNNNNNNNNNNNNNNNNNNNNNNNNNNNNNNNNNNNNNNNNNNNNNNNNNNNNNNNNNNNNNNNNNNNNNNNNNNNNNNNNNNNNNNNNNNNNNNNNNNNNNNNNNNNNNNNNNNNNNNNNNNNNNNNNNNNNNNNNNNNNNNNNNNNNNNNNNNNNNNNNNNNNNNNNNNNNNNNNNNNNNNNNNNNNNNNNNNNNNNNNNNNNNNNNNNNNNNNNNNNNNNNNNNNNNNNNNNNNNNNNNNNNNNNNNNNNNNNNNNNNNNNNNNNNNNNNNNNNNNNNNNNNNNNNNNNNNNNNNNNNNNNNNNNNNNNNNNNNNNNNNNNNNNNNNNNNNNNNNNNNNNNNNNNNNNNNNNNNNNNNNNNNNNNNNNNNNNNNNNNNNNNNNNNNNNNNNNNNNNNNNNNNNNNNNNNNNNNNNNNNNNNNNNNNNNNNNNNNNNNNNNNNNNNNNNNNNNNNNNNNNNNNNNNNNNNNNNNNNNNNNNNNNNNNNNNNNNNNNNNNNNNNNNNNNNNNNNNNNNNNNNNNNNNNNNNNNNNNNNNNNNNNNNNNNNNNNNNNNNNNNNNNNNNNNNNNNNNNNNNNNNNNNNNNNNNNNNNNNNNNNNNNNNNNNNNNNNNNNNNNNNNNNNNNNNNNNNNNNNNNNNNNNNNNNNNNNNNNNNNNNNNNNNNNNNNNNNNNNNNNNNNNNNNNNNNNNNNNNNNNNNNNNNNNNNNNNNNNNNNNNNNNNNNNNNNNNNNNNNNNNNNNNNNNNNNNNNNNNNNNNNNNNNNNNNNNNNNNNNNNNNNNNNNNNNNNNNNNNNNNNNNNNNNNNNNNNNNNNNNNNNNNNNNNNNNNNNNNNNNNNNNNNNNNNNNNNNNNNNNNNNNNNNNNNNNNNNNNNNNNNNNNNNNNNNNNNNNNNNNNNNNNNNNNNNNNNNNNNNNNNNNNNNNNNNNNNNNNNNNNNNNNNNNNNNNNNNNNNNNNNNNNNNNNNNNNNNNNNNNNNNNNNNNNNNNNNNNNNNNNNNNNNNNNNNNNNNNNNNNNNNNNNNNNNNNNNNNNNNNNNNNNNNNNNNNNNNNNNNNNNNNNNNNNNNNNNNNNNNNNNNNNNNNNNNNNNNNNNNNNNNNNNNNNNNNNNNNNNNNNNNNNNNNNNNNNNNNNNNNNNNNNNNNNNNNNNNNNNNNNNNNNNNNNNNNNNNNNNNNNNNNNNNNNNNNNNNNNNNNNNNNNNNNNNNNNNNNNNNNNNNNNNNNNNNNNNNNNNNNNNNNNNNNNNNNNNNNNNNNNNNNNNNNNNNNNNNNNNNNNNNNNNNNNNNNNNNNNNNNNNNNNNNNNNNNNNNNNNNNNNNNNNNNNNNNNNNNNNNNNNNNNNNNNNNNNNNNNNNNNNNNNNNNNNNNNNNNNNNNNNNNNNNNNNNNNNNNNNNNNNNNNNNNNNNNNNNNNNNNNNNNNNNNNNNNNNNNNNNNNNNNNNNNNNNNNNNNNNNNNNNNNNNNNNNNNNNNNNNNNNNNNNNNNNNNNNNNNNNNNNNNNNNNNNNNNNNNNNNNNNNNNNNNNNNNNNNNNNNNNNNNNNNNNNNNNNNNNNNNNNNNNNNNNNNNNNNNNNNNNNNNNNNNNNNNNNNNNNNNNNNNNNNNNNNNNNNNNNNNNNNNNNNNNNNNNNNNNNNNNNNNNNNNNNNNNNNNNNNNNNNNNNNNNNNNNNNNNNNNNNNNNNNNNNNNNNNNNNNNNNNNNNNNNNNNNNNNNNNNNNNNNNNNNNNNNNNNNNNNNNNNNNNNNNNNNNNNNNNNNNNNNNNNNNNNNNNNNNNNNNNNNNNNNNNNNNNNNNNNNNNNNNNNNNNNNNNNNNNNNNNNNNNNNNNNNNNNNNNNNNNNNNNNNNNNNNNNNNNNNNNNNNNNNNNNNNNNNNNNNNNNNNNNNNNNNNNNNNNNNNNNNNNNNNNNNNNNNNNNNNNNNNNNNNNNNNNNNNNNNNNNNNNNNNNNNNNNNNNNNNNNNNNAATCAGACGTCGCGCAGCGACCTCCAGTAGTCGCTCCGAGAGGTCGCTCCAGGCTTCGGGAGCGACCTGGAGGGGTCGCTGCGAGACGTCGCTCTGGGTCGCTCTTCGCGAGCGACCTCGCTGCGTCGCTCCGGTCACGTCGCTCCGAGTGATGGAGACGCGAGCGACCTCGCTGCGTCGCTCCGGTCAAGTCGCTCCGGGTGATGGAGACGCGAGCGACCTCGCTGCGTCGCTCCGGTCAAGTCGCTCTGAAAGGGTGTCACAGCAACTTCACGGTGTCGCTCCGGTGAGGTCGCTCCCATGCACTGCTCGTCCAATGATCACCTTTTTCACCTCTTTTGAGCTCCAAATGTACCCAAATGTCTCCAAGAACTCTATGTAGTACTCCAATACCTGATAAGGACTCATGTATGCAAAATGCAACCTAAACATGGCTAAATCCTAGTTTATATGATCAAAATGCACATGGGTGAATGAATAAGACAATGAAAATATGCAAGATATCAATAGTATAATCTGTTTAGCTTAGATTAAGATCTATATTTGTATTTTTGTGCTCTAATGATTCAACAATGACATAGCTGGAACTTGCAGGCGAGTAATGAGAGTTAATTAATGATTTTCAATTGTTAATGTCCAAGGTTTAATAACACATATCTAACAACCACCATAAGAACTCTAAAACCAAGAAGAATAACCATATTTCCCAAACAGCCAATGGCAATGGGAACAGAGAACATTTATAATTATTGTCCTTAGAAAAGAACAAACCACTACACTAAACCTCTAGGATGTTGGTGGTTACCCCAACCTTAGATTAAACCACCAAATCTCCTCAAAATTTTCTTGTCTTCAAATTCTTGATCCAGCGGTTCACTGTAGTCCAACTGTCTCCTCAGACTGCTATGGTGAGTCACTGGGGGATATAACAGAAAATAATTTTAGAATATAATTTTTGATAAGGAATATAGATTTATTTAAACTACATCACACATTTGGTCTAAATAAAATAATAATGGGTGAATTAGCATACTAATAAGAAAAATTAAGGAAATAACCATTACGTTTGGATTTGACAGTATGATATTAATAGACGTTCTTCTCCTTTACAACAAGTGGATGTGTAAACCACGCGCTGGTGAGTTTTGACAAATACAAATAGTAAAGTTTATTGACACAAGAGTACAACAAATGGAGAGAGAGAGATTACATTTTTAATCTATGTTTACCAAATATAATACTCCAAGAAAATGTTGTTATATTTGAAGATGAAATTGAACTATACTATATGAAAGTGTAATATAGTATAGTTTTAACATTGTGTTTATGTAATATTGCTTAAAATTTGTAAAAAATATGTTTGTTTTAAAATTTTCAAAACATGTTATATTTAAAAAAAAAAAATCTTTGCTTTTAATATGCAAATTATAAAATAATAACTGTTTTTAAAAACACTAAAAGCAATTGAAATTTAAAAGGTAATTATACAAGAAAAAGAAAAGACATTACACTTACGTATCCATATGTAGGGGTACTATAGAAATTAATATATATTGGATAGCCTATACTCTAACCATCACCTTCCTTATGTGCATTTGCTTAATTATATGAAAGTGTAATATGGTATAGATTTAACATTGAGTTTATGTAATATTGTTTAAAATTTGTAAAATATATGTTTGTTTCAAATTTTCAATACATGTTATATTTTTAAAAAAAAATCGTTGTTTTAAATAATAATTGTTTTCAAAAACACTAAAAGCAATTGAAATTTAAAGGGGAAATACAAGAAAAAAAGATATTACACATACGTATCCATATGTAGGGGTACTATAGCAATTAATATATATTGGATAGCCTATACTATATTCATCAGCTTCCTTATGTGCATTTGCTTAATTATATTTTTTTTTGGTTATACAATTAAATTTCCCAATAATATATTCAAATATTTCAATACAAAACAATATTTAAAGCTTATGAAAAAAAGACACATTGTTTCAAACTACTTTCTAAATTTTCAAATATTTAGGACGGCTCTTCTCAAGAAGGAAAGGGTAAAATTCATACCTAAAGCTACAACTTTTACCTAAAACTCTCGCTCCTTGTCTATTAAAACAGCAATCTTGATAATGCTTGATATTATGTCTGAGACACTTCTCGCAATCCTTTGACGACAAGTAAAAAGAACACTGCACCATTGCATATATGTTATCCATTCCGAGCCTCGTCTCCCCCGCTGCGTAGTACATCCCTTTTGAATTGCCATGACGAATGGCTTTAGTTGTCAGATTGTGGATGAGATCCAGCCAATCCGAGTTGGAATAATAATGGGCCATCATTTTTTTTGCATTCGACACACATAAATTGTTGTTGTAGTCGATCTTATCTAAAGAATCAATCGTAGATATCTCGAGAATGCATTGGTCGTACCATATCATTCGTCCTTTGTATCCCGGACATCTTCTGTGAAGCTGTCATATACATTTTGCAATATGGATGCCATAATCAATAACAACATTGCATGCACGGATGTAACGAAATCTGATACATACATGTGTGCACAAGTTTATGCATGTAAATATGTGAATATAGACCCACAAAATTACTAAAAGTATTTTTATTAAATATTTTTACAAATTGCCTATGCCTAAAGATCTCAGGACTGGCTATATATGTGACAACTAAATCAATAATAGATAGTGAAGTGAGTTTACCGCGGAAAGGGCAGTAGCATAGCAAGAACGGCATCTAGGCCCACTGATATCGCCGCGGCACTGAAGGGTGAAGGATATTAAATCAGGACCTTCACCGATCATTTCCATTTTGGTACCTCTTTCAAAACTCTCACTCGTTACAGGGATTGGTTCGATGATAAAGTTTAGGTTTTCCTCATACTTACTTCCCGGCTCGTATTTCCCTTGATCGACAAAGCATTTGTGGTGTAGATATGTATTTGTCATGTTCACTGACGAAACAGTGCGTACAAAGAGAAATTGCATGGCCATCACGGCCAAGATAGGGACCAAAAAGAGGCGTTTTGATTCAGACGGTAAAATATACATTGTTGTTGATAAACTCTTTGCTCTTCTTTGATACTTGTTTCTCTGTGAAATAAGCCTTAAGATGTTTGTGTAGAAGACTCGGAGGGATATGGATATTGGATAAAAGGTGTGTGGTTGCCTGATTGGTAAAAAGAGAGCAGAGTGGAGCTAAGACTAAGTATTTGCGGCGAAAAAAAGGTGCGACATATTCTACCTCTTACGATCACACGATTTGTATTATCCCACTGCTAACCTCGAATGAAGGAATTGTAACATATTTCTATAATTACGAGATTGCTTATTTTTTCTTTAATCGAATATATGATAAGACTAGTGGTCTTCCAGCTATGCACCGGGGGTTCGTATATTTTATTCTTAAATTAATTTACAATTTATTTTATGGTCTTAATAAATAAAATATGTTCAAAAATATGAAGGTGACTATATGTTAAAAAGAATAATATTATTTTCAGAACCATTTGATATGGTTAGCGGCGTAATGTATTTACTTTGTTTTGAAGTTGCTTAGGTCAATATAGAATAACAATAGTGGTTGTGACCGGATGATTCAATAAAAGTTGAATAAAAAACTGATAATCATAACAAAGTAAATTCAGTTGTTGATTGCTTGTAAATGTGTGTTGGACTTTTGTCAGCTGAATAATGTGCTATGCCATTTCATGTGTAAAGATGTGATGTCTTTAGGTTTCTGGGATTTGACTATTTTGCAATACGAAGATAGGACATAGGAGAATTGTTGGGTGTGCAGGTGTGCTAACTTGGATAGTAACTTATTTTGTGTTTGATGCACTCTTAGCAATGATACATTCGTTAAGACATTATAGCTGTAGAGAGAAGGTCTTCGGTTTGCTTATTTAGCTATTTGATGTGACCTATGTGGATGATTCCTTTCACGTGGAACCACAGTCTATAATACAATACAAATGTCTGACGTTAGACGTTTATTTTCTAAAACCTTCAGAAGAGACCCTTTTACCATTGCTATAATAGAGTGTAAGTTTGATCTCTTTAATTGATTCCCACAGTAAGTGAAGAAAACCTGAAAACTGAGCTTTTTTTTATTTAATGTGACTAAGTAGACTTCCCATGAAATGAACTAAAACTTAAAATAGAGAAAACTCATTTGAAAAATGTTCAGAATGAAAAGTGTTACAAAAAAAAAGAAAAGTCTTCACACAGACTCCTTCCCTTCGTAGGTGAGATTTCAATTTATGTGGGGTCTTCTTAGTGGAGTCTGCATCCTCCCGAGCTTGTTCTTCCTCTCCAGTATTTTTGGCATCAACAGGGATCAATTGGTGCATTTGTCTCAGTTGTTTCACCTACAACCATACCGTCAGCAGTACAATCTTTTGTGTTCACTGACACATTTCTGTTCACAACAGGAGAGGGACTTGTCTCCACATCTCCAATACCAAGCATGTCATCACTGGGGTAGTCATTACCTTCCTGCCCATGACAATAACAAATAATAGTCAGTGCTTTCAGTTATTAGACAACGGTTTATAGATGGGTTTGGGCTCACACGATTGTCAAAATTAGGTATGGGTGGTCGCTGGTGGTGGTCATAAATTCTGGAGACAGTGAAACTTGAATGTTTCAAAGAGAAATTGAATTGAGTAAGCTTCATTTGGATGCTGTATCTTTTAAGCATTGGGGAATGGCTCAACCTTGAGGGTCTTGGATTCCTCTGTTCTGAGGAACAAAAATGGTCAAGATAGGTGAGTGTTGAATATTCAAATAATATAGACAGAAGTATGGCGAAACAATAATGGTTTGAGCTTATAAAATAAAATCATTTTCAGTCTTAACTAAAATGGTTGGGCAAAGGAAAAAAGTAGAAAATGAGTAAACTGGAATTTTTTTTCTCCAGTTATCTCCGGGTCTGCATACAAACCGAACCTCCTCTTACGGTCGCTTCGGCTGGAACTTCGTACCGGCGTAAAAAAACTTCACTATAAGCTGTGTTCTAGTACATAACCTGCAATTTACCCAAACAGAACCAACATTGGTATAATGGTTTACTCTAAACTGTATTAACCATGCATCTATAATGTTACAGCGAGGTGTGTAAGACGTTTCACAAAAGCCTCCACATTCTCTCCTTTTGCTTGTTATTTAAGCGGGTTAAGAATTTACCTCATATCATTGACTAAGAAAACACACCTGCACATATGCTTGAACATCATGGAGATCATATCCTCTCGTTTGATGTACTTTGTAAACTCAAGAGATGAAGCTTTCGGGCTCTTACAGTAGTAGTTGATGAGCACTTTACCAGCTGGTGTGTCTTAAAAGAAAGTTTTAAAGAAAGCTCTGTTTCAGAAAATAAACAGTTAGATTTTAAGGGCGGCTCTGTAAGATTGGCATAAGATATTAATAAGACATGGTGGTTGTTTGCCGGTGTTACCTTCTCGCCATAGGAGCATGTCCACACCCCGCTCGCTGCCTTTCTTGACAATGCGTGCCACCCAGAATTTCACCAGAAGGTGCGAGGTTGCCATGGACGGAGATGGTGCTTGACGGAGAAGGTATATTCGATTTTGTTGAGGTGATCCTGTTCATCGCAGATTTATAGGTAGAGCTTTGAAACGTAACCGTGAAGGACGGTGAAGTGATTGACTGCGAGAGAGTGGGAGAAGTGTTGTAAATCACAACAAAACCATTACAATACTGTTTTCAAATTTTGAAATTTATGTTATTACCAGACAACAACAGAGCCGATGTTTTGTCCAAAATAATTCTCCACAAATTTCTCTGGGTTCTTGAATATTAATAGAGCTGAATTTTCTATGACACTCTTCACATTACCAGCTGGCTTGCTCGGGTTGGCTGCACCATGAAGAAAAACTGAGTAGGAAGGCAATGGCATCTGAATGTTTTAAACCTGATAAAATCAGTCATACCTGAAGCGACATGCTTAGATTTCTCTGCTGTCGCAATCTTTGGAGGATGGGTTTGAACAGAGTTTGTTTTGTCAGGAAGCTCGAGAACAACAACTGAATTAGACAGAAAATAATCAGATAGCCTATAATAGTAAAAACAAAAGATTTAAATGTCAAAACCTCAAGAAAGGAACACGAGTTCTCTAAGTAAAATGCTTAGAACATTTGCCTCAAGATCAATGTATACAGAATCTCTTCCAATTGACTGAAGAAAGTTGTCTATACCTGATGTGTCAAGAGCTGGAAATGATACGGAACAACCAAATCAGTGTCTTGATTTATTCACATTAGTGTGTACCGTTACGAACATGTATGTAGATCAAGGCTCGCACTAACAGATCCTTGAATCAGCGTTGCCTTTTTGAAAGGAGTAAATTAAAAGATTAGACAATCAGAATGGCTGTTATCGTGATCAGGGTAGTTAGGAGACGGACGTGATTACCTTCTTGTCAAGGAGTAGCATGTCAACAATCATTAGTTCACTGCTTCCTTGCTTGTCAAACAGCCATTCGAGCTCTCGCACAGTCTGTCTAGCAGTTCTTACGGCACCGACTCTCCTCTACGTTTTCGTGTGAACCTTAAGAAAGCTAAGAAGGGTAACCCCAAAATCCAAGCTTCCAGTTCGATGCTTTAAGCAAAAGCGAAAATGGATTTTCATATACCTAATGGGTGAGATGTTGCCGCAAGAACTTAGCGTTTTCAAAGAGAGATAGCCTTAGCGTTTTGGTCTTGGTGTGTGCTTCTTTTAATTCTCATCCTTATCTGAGAAACCATAAAAGAAGTCGGATTAGATCAGAATCGAAACATAAAGCAATAGATCGAGCATCCACTTTCTCACCTATAACTCGGACTTGGAGTTGAAGGAAGGAAGTGTTAAGTTGAGGGAGTGAGTCGGTGAGACAACCCAATGAGGAAGCCATCCTCGTCGTCCCTGCTTTCCTTATCAGTCAACGTCCAGCTTTCGAATCAGCAAGAAGAAGGTGGGAGGTCGCCATTGATGGAGTTCGTGCAAAACAGATACTAAAACCGATTGAATGCAAAGGAGTGGGATCATTGGTGTGAATCACGTTAATAATAGCTTTAATGTGGTGTGAATGATTGCAGCAAGCGTTACGCTTCGGAGCCGGTGTCATCTGAAAGGTTATGGTGGCTCAGGGGCTCTGTTTCGAATCTCTCTATCAGAATAGCAGAGAAAACTTAAAAATATGGGCCTGTCTGCATAATACTTTAAGAATCCAATAGGCCTAGAGAACATGAGAACTCAGACATATAAATACGTTCGATGACTAATGTTTAATAGACTGACACGTGGCGCAAAACGTCTCTCTCTCCAGAGTGACGTGGCAACAGGAGCAAGCAGACAGGCCAACTTTATTATTATAGATAGATAGATACCAACTTTTAGTTTCATCTAGAATTAGCAGTGTATATATTTATATATAATAAAACTTGTCTACTATCAAGGTCACATTTTTTCTCGACCTTTAGTGTAAAAAAAAATTGTATATTGTAAGAAAAAACAATCTCGACCTTTAGTTTTAAAGCAAGATTCAGTCGATAATAAGATAATCCCATATATATTAATCCTGGAGCATTACAACATGTTTTTGTAGCCACGTGTCATCACGAGAATGATTCTTACAATTATTAGAAAAATAAGTTGGTCCATATAAACATATACTATATTTTTTATTAAATTATCTATCAAATTAATTAATAGTGTACATACAAAAGAATATTTTTTCTTTCCTTAAATAAAAGCTACGGAATTACCTAATATTGTTAACATATATATGACAATTAATGATTATGAATAATATATATTTGATAAAAAAAAATTAACCTCTCTCTTTTTGTTTAATTTTATACTATTAAAAGAAATTAAACAATCACATTAATCATATAATAAAAATAATTAGATTTTTCTTATATGTTATATTTTGAATTTTTAAAAACGACTATAAATTACTAAAAATGGTAAAAATCTCATATTAAAATTTTTGTGATCAATGGTTTAACTTTTTTTTTGTTCAACCAAGATACAAATGATCATATATCATAGGGGTGGGCGTTCGGATACATGTTCGAGTTTGTATCAGATATTTCAGTATAAAGGTATAGA
This sequence is a window from Brassica oleracea var. oleracea cultivar TO1000 chromosome C1, BOL, whole genome shotgun sequence. Protein-coding genes within it:
- the LOC106299875 gene encoding cysteine-rich repeat secretory protein 18-like; translation: MYILPSESKRLFLVPILAVMAMQFLFVRTVSSVNMTNTYLHHKCFVDQGKYEPGSKYEENLNFIIEPIPVTSESFERGTKMEMIGEGPDLISFTLQCRGDISGPRCRSCYATALSALHRRCPGYKGRMIWYDQCILEISTIDSLDKIDYNNNLCVSNAKKMMAHYYSNSDWLDLIHNLTTKAIRHGNSKGMYYAAGETRLGMDNIYAMVQCSFYLSSKDCEKCLRHNIKHYQDCCFNRQGARVLGKSCSFRYEFYPFLLEKSRPKYLKI